DNA from Krasilnikovia cinnamomea:
GACCGGCCGAATCTGACCCGCATGCTCTTCCTCGATCCGCACACGCGGGAGCTCTACCGGCGCTGGGATGAGGAAGCCAGCCGGGCGGTCGCGTCCCTGCGTGTCGCCGCCGGGCGGTACTCCGACGACGCCTTCCTCACCGCTCTCATCGGTGAGCTCATCGTCAAGAGTCCGGAGTTCGCCGCCTGCTGGGCGAAGCACCCGGTGCAGGTCTGCGGCGCCGGCACCAAGTACCTGCACCACCCGGTGATCGGTGATCTGGAGTTGGACTACGAGGTCCTGCACCTGCCGGAGGATGACGGGCACCGGCTGCTGACGTACACCGCCGTGCCCGGTTCGAGTCATGCCGCCGCGCTGGAGCTGCTGAAGGCGTCGGCGCAAGCGGGCACCCCGGGCGGCACCCGCCCCGGGAAGGGCGCCGCCTCCGCGCGCTCGGGCGCCACAGCCGGCAGTTGAGTCCCGCCGCGATCGCCGTCGGCTGACTCCTATTCATCCGCATGTACGGGCAGGGAACGTGTCATGGATCTCCAGTTCAAGGGCAAGGTTTATCTCGTCACCGGAGCGTCCGCCGGAATCGGCGCCGCGACGGTCGAATTCCTCGTGCAGCAGGGAGCAACAGCCGTCGGGGTTGCCCGTTCGCCGATACCGGAACACATTTCCGGGTCGCCGAGCATCGCGATGGATGTGACCCATCCGGAGGCTCCTGATCTCATTGTCTCCGCAGTTGTCGAGCGTCATGGGCGGCTGGACGGCCTGGTCAACAATGTCGGCGGTGTCGATGTTTCGACCGGCTTCCTCGACATGTCCGACAAGCAGTGGCAGGCGACATTCGACCTGAACTTCCACGCCCTGGTGAGGATGTCCAGGGCGGCGCTGCCGTCGTTGTTGAAGACGGCTGGAAGCCTGGTGCACGTCGCCAGCGAGGCGGCGCGTTTCCCGGATCCGTCGATTCTTGACTATGCCGCGGCGAAAACGGCCGTGCTGGCGGTGTCCAAAGGGCTGGCGGCGGAGTTCGGCCCCCTCGGGGTCCGCTCGAACGTCGTTCTTCCTGGACCGACCCGGACCCGCCTGTGGGACGCTCCGGGCGGTTTCGCCGATCAGCTCGCCGAGCGGTTCGCGCTCCCTGCCGAGGAGGCCGTCGAGCACTTCGTGCGCGACGTGCGCCAGCTGCCCACCGGCAGGCTCGGCACGGCGCGGGAGGTCGCTCAGGTCATCGGCTACCTGCTGTCGCCGCTGGCGGCGCAGGTGACCGGCGCGGAATGGTCGGTGGACGGCGGCGCACTGCGCCAGTTGTAACGACATCCAGTACATCGGTTCAACATTCGTCACCGGCGGCCTCAGCCGCCAGTGACGATTTCGTTCGCCCGAATTCGATCCTCGCGATCGTGTAAATAGTAATACGATCTTTTCATTTGTGTCCTTCCTCACCTATCTCC
Protein-coding regions in this window:
- a CDS encoding SDR family NAD(P)-dependent oxidoreductase, with translation MDLQFKGKVYLVTGASAGIGAATVEFLVQQGATAVGVARSPIPEHISGSPSIAMDVTHPEAPDLIVSAVVERHGRLDGLVNNVGGVDVSTGFLDMSDKQWQATFDLNFHALVRMSRAALPSLLKTAGSLVHVASEAARFPDPSILDYAAAKTAVLAVSKGLAAEFGPLGVRSNVVLPGPTRTRLWDAPGGFADQLAERFALPAEEAVEHFVRDVRQLPTGRLGTAREVAQVIGYLLSPLAAQVTGAEWSVDGGALRQL